The Microbacterium oleivorans genome contains the following window.
TTCCTTCCGTCTCCAGCGCTCAGATCAGGCGACGGTCGAGTTCGGGCCTGTGCCTCGCCCCAAGGGCGAGGTCAAGCCGAGCCGACGGCGTCTCGCGCTCCGGACGGATGCCGGTGCTCCCGCGCCGTCAGGTACAGGCGGTGGGCGGTGACGATGATCGAGAGCCACAGCGCACCGAGGATCCAGCCGACGAGCACGTCGGTGAACCAGTGGTGCCCGAGGTACACCCGGCTCAGGCCCACGAGGAGGGCGAACACGACGGCGCCCACGATGATCGCGGCGCGTGAGGCGGGAGAGTTTCGCCGCAGCACGAGGACGTAGGCGATGATCCCGACCACGGCGACCGCGTTCAGGGTGTGCCCGGAGGGGAACGAGGGCGAATGCTCGAAGGGCGGCACGGCGAACTCCAGCGGCGGCCGCTCGCGCTGGATGAGCTCCTTGCCCGCGACGGTCATCAGCAGCGAACCGCCGCCGGCCGCGGCGATGAGGACGACCGGGGTCCACGAGCGCCGCTTGATCGCGAGGATGAGGATCGCCGCGACGGCGATGACCGGCATCCCGATCGTGCCCGCGATGTCGGTGAAGCCGGTGACGATGGTCTCCGCCAGCGGTGTGCGCAGTGTCAGGGCATAGTCGAGCAACGGCTGGTCGATGCCGGCGACGCCGTCCTCGTCCGTGACGGCGTCGTACACCTCGACGGCTGCGACGCTGAGTCCGAGGACGATCGCGCCGCCGATCAGGAGGCTGACGATGAGCGCCGCGTACGGCCCGAGCCGCTCGCTGATCGCGCGGGCCGCGGCGGCGAGCGCACGCCCCCACGGGGTGTACCAGTGGGTGAGGCGGGTCGTGCCCAGCGTCATGTCCTGATTCAGCTCTCCGGGGACGCCCGGGTCTGCCGGGTCGGACAGCCGCCGCGGTGGCGTTGATCGCGTCATCGGTCCAGCTTGGCCCGTCGGACGGATTCGCCGCACACTCTTGCATCACCGCCGTGGAGGTGCCCCATCCGCTCAGCGCGACGCGCAGGCGACGCACATCGTCGCGTGCGG
Protein-coding sequences here:
- a CDS encoding phosphatase PAP2 family protein gives rise to the protein MTRSTPPRRLSDPADPGVPGELNQDMTLGTTRLTHWYTPWGRALAAAARAISERLGPYAALIVSLLIGGAIVLGLSVAAVEVYDAVTDEDGVAGIDQPLLDYALTLRTPLAETIVTGFTDIAGTIGMPVIAVAAILILAIKRRSWTPVVLIAAAGGGSLLMTVAGKELIQRERPPLEFAVPPFEHSPSFPSGHTLNAVAVVGIIAYVLVLRRNSPASRAAIIVGAVVFALLVGLSRVYLGHHWFTDVLVGWILGALWLSIIVTAHRLYLTAREHRHPSGARDAVGSA